Part of the Triticum aestivum cultivar Chinese Spring chromosome 4D, IWGSC CS RefSeq v2.1, whole genome shotgun sequence genome is shown below.
AACCAGAGGCCGCCGCGTGCCAGCCGGGCCTACAGTCGGCCTGCTGCTAgccgatcggcctgctgtgggccgattaggtccagtcggcctgcagcgggccgacggtgtattatttttgaaaataatattttcggcgtaatatttctgtaatttaataaaaaaatgtattatttaaaaaaaatagcgaGATGTTGTGTATACATTAGAGAACAGTCTTCTTTTTGTGTTTTTTGAGTGTGCGTgtgacagagagaggagcatccataacacaacaactATCTCTCTCGATTCGACGTCCCTCACacaatcgcatgtaacacatgcatcaacgcactgACACCCTCACCCAGCCACTGGTCGCCTCAAGGCCcccacatcgctctctatctcgcacacaCAATCTTTTCGTGAAAACCCTATTTGGAATGCATGTACCTCTCCGTCACATACACACCATGTACCAAGCACACACATTTATCTCTCACTATGTCTCTTTGCCTCGCAAACACACTCCCCATAGTCCTCTCTTTGTATTCCGCACACGAACTCTCTATTTATTAAAATACATTAAAACCATGCGACTTTCCTGCCCTCTCAGGCCATCAGCGTCCGTGGCCGTCCGATCTTCAATTTCAAGCATTTTCGGCCGTCAGATTTGAAGTGAGTCGCACCAAATCAGCCTTCGTTCGCTAAAACTGTGCAACTCTCCAGCCCTCTCAGGCCATCAGCGTCCGTGGCCATCCAATCTTCAATTTCAAGCATTTTCGACCGTCAGATTTGACGTGAATCGCACCTTATCAGCCTTCGTTCGCTATTAACGAGCGCGAACTGTGTGAGCCGCTGCTCCGATCGCTTTTTGGGTTGTCTTGGGTtaaattgggcctcatgggcctgtAGCAGCCTCCCCTAAGCCATTCATTCCGCTAGGTCGCACGTCTCCCCCTTTTGCGTGGCGGCTCTTCCCATGGCGGTCAACCTCTGTCGCGCTCATCCCCATTCCTGTACGCTGATGGGATCCTGCTTCCCACTGCGCAAGGGCGTCGGTACGGCAGCCTCCCACAACCTGGCTTAGATTTCGGACGGCACCACAACTTCGGCTGGGGGCCTCAAGCATCGGCGGTGACGCCAGAGGGCGGTGACAATGGCAGCGAACCATCGCTTGTCGGTTGGATTCCACTTGCCGGTGATTGAGGAAATAAATCGCCATGCCACTCTTCAGCGGCTACTACTTGCAGGTCTGTTACCACTCCGTGCTCTTCCATTCCTCTGCCCGCGTTATTGATGCTATTCTTTCTCCTCccaaaatgatgcaggtgatctaGGTTGACTGACTCCTGTGTGCTCCCAAGCTAGGATTAGCAGTTCCAGTATAATTTTTGCCTTTGGATTGTAAGTAAACTCCGTTTGGATGAGCATCCTTTTCCATTGACTAATAATAGCCAATCCAGATTTGTTTGATCTGTCTGCATTTTCCGGTATATACTTTACATATAGAGGTTCTCGGTGTACGTATAGGACCAATAGTATAATAGTTGTAGAAATTCTATAGCCGTCTGCTATTGCAAGATAATGGATTCAGGAGAGCCAATTATAATTGGGATAATTAAAATAGGCAGAAGGCATTGGTAATCTTGACATGAAGAAACACATTATTCTGATATGTCCATGATATTTTAGTGCTCACTTTATTTTACTGATGTTCCAATTTTAGCAGTATGCAGTAATATCATATACTCTAGACCAAATTTGAGTTTACCACATGACATGTGCTTTGCAGGATAAATCGGAGAACATCTTTGATGCTCCTTTGATAGAATATAATGAGAACAACATGATATGTAAGGCATGTATTACATGGATCTTGATTCGGAATTCAGCAAAACAACTCTATTGAGTACGTGCAATAAAATAGTAAATTGTTGTTCATGATCCTACAGTTTCTGAAGTCAAAAGTAGCAGTGTTTCATCTAATTGTATCCTTCAAAGCTAATAGAGTCCTTCATAATCTTGTGTGGGTGTGGTCTCTATTAGTCACTATGTATTCGCTGAGATTCTTTCATTTTGTTGAAACTATATGTGCATCTGCTTTTGTCCGTGCCATGTTAGGCGGCGCTGGATCATCTATGTTGAGGATGGCTTCACCGACTTGTGCATCATCTGAGCTCTGTTTCCCTTTCCTAGGGTTTAACAAAATCGCATTTGTTATTCGTCAAGAGGAGGCCCACATGCAGCAAGGTATGGCCATGCAAAATCAATGCATGGCTTGTTCAGGACATTACAGTTCGAAGGACATGCAAATGTTTGATTCTCCATGTACAGTGTCAATCAACTGTTGATTGCAGGAGCAAGGTGTACGGAAAAAAATTGGAACCAAGATACTCATCTGGAGTTTAGTGTTTTATTGCATCAACATAACAATTCACTGTCTTATTGCAGGTAAACAATAGAGTTCGTTTGCTGCATTCAGAATCAAGATCTATGTATTACATGCCTTACGTATTGTATGTTGTTGTCATTATACTCTATCAAAGGAGCATCTAAGTTGTTCTCTGATTTATGAATTTTCTCTACAGGGATACTGGCTACTTCCCCTTTCTTCCTCTGCCATCTTCCCAGCAACCATGGTTCCCATACCACTGCTCATTGCGAGGTTCCCATACTCTCACAGGAACGCTCACTGGCAGCACACAGGCCTTTCCTGACAGTGCCATGGCACCTCTCTGTAGGTGAGCGACACTGCCATTTCCTTCCAAGTGTGCCATATTTTCTTTTTTAAGTTATTACATGCTGATTTACAGGTTGGTTTAGTCTATTGTATCATGCCTCTAATTCTGCTCCATGCTCAAGTCAACATGACACTTCTTCCCCCAATTTTTTTCTCAAATTATTCTATGTTAGTTCGGTTTGTCCTATCAGGCTGAATGAGCTGTCCACATCTCCGTGTACAAAGGGTTAGTATACATCTACATAATCAGATGCTGGAGGAAATGTAGCATAATATATCTAATCATATTATATGCTTTACTTACAATGGTGCCTGCTCAGTGTAGCCATTTACTCATGAACTGTAACGTTTCTTTTTACAGAAAATAGACAAGATGGGGACAACAAAATTTCTTTCTCCCAATTCTGGCACCCCCATCAATTGCTTAATTTTTCATTACAATTTTAATGTCAATATTTTTCCTTAAGAAATTTTGCTAACCGTGGCTTCATTGCTAATCAGTTTATGGTTCACGTACTTGCCCAAAACATAATGTTTAGTTGCAGTTGAGCAAACACAACTAGATCGTGTTAATGCATAAGTGAAATCAACAGTCTTGACGAACCTAGAATCTAAGGTATATATGCACTGCGATATGTTTTACTAGCCTCCTGTTAAATTCCAAGGACCCTCTTTATCTTGAGGATCATTGTATATTGGTATTTTGTTGCTCTTTCACTAGAAGATGATGCCAACTTGTTTTCTAATTTGTATATGATAAAACTGCAACATGTCATAAAAAAGCAGGTTTGGAAGAATGGTATTTTTTTAAAGCAAGTTTGGAAGAATGGTATTTATCTAAATTACGGACAACAAATGCCAGAATGGAATAAAAAGTAAATATTCATTAACACTTGAACACATTTGTTGGAATATAGTGGTTGCTGTATGATCTTGAAGCATGTATTGCATTGTAACAATACAAGGCACGTGCTACTGTTTGACGTGTGATCTTACATTGGTATTATTATCCCTGATTTTCTTTTAGCGACTACTGTATGATCTTTGAAGTATCTAATCCAACGTTTATGGAGCATCAAGTGGCTGGGTTGAGAAGAGAAGTTATTTGTTGGACCTACAAGGCGCAGAAATCTAGCTGGCAACAAAATTATTTATATTTACGAATGCAGTAATATGCAATACATAGTGTGTTTTTTAGAATTACTTGTGTCATGTTGGAAACAATGTTGCTGGTGCCTTTACGTGTTACTACTGCTTTATTGTTCATGTATAATGCCTTCACATATTTGTGCCAAGCTAACATTCAATATATATTACAAacagacgggcgcagcaacgcgcgtcaACGATGATCTAGTATTGCTTAAACATTGACGTTGTCTTGCACCATTAGCATATCTTGCATGCTCACTATGCATAcacattctctccataggtttgatttctctcaatatttGACACACACAGTCCCCCCCACCCTCCGAGCACACTATCTATCCCCATACAAGGTTATATAGCAACCACTGCCGTTGTGCTTATCTGCACCCCTACATGCACACCACCTTGATCTTCAAGGAGGGCATCAGGAAGAACGAAGACGATGACCAGACAGCACTAGAGACTGCGGGGCCATttagaagcaggatgatgtgatgaTGGCTGAGTAActcctttcctctctctctctcacaaaatTATCAATCTCTCAGCCCGCAAGATTCCCCTCTAGTCCATGTTCTTTTGAGCTCTGTCATCAAACCTTTTGTCTCTTCTCCTCCCTCATGCACAAAATCttgatgcacacgcatctcactccttatattacatgtctccatcttccTCACAGACCTAATTTCTTCCTCTGTATACATATATATCCCTCTCTTGCacacttcctctctctctctctctctctctctctctctctctctctctctctctctctctctctctctctctctctcggtttcTCTCCTACTGTCTCGCCCACATATATACAATCTTTCCCGTCCTCGGTCTCTTTCTTCCACTAGGTGTATATCCTGTGTGTTGAGCGCACGCGTCTCTCTCCCGCCATTGCTCCATCTTCACAAACTCTCTATGATTCACCCATTGGGATGTGTTCTGAAAATTGCTTTAGACTGGATCATATAGAGTTACTAGAAAGAGGCTCGTGCGTTGcttggaacatcaagatgcatttatatgattagtttatcttgtgggagataaggatgaacgagggaaggccttatctacaaatgtggagagaggtgcagctatctttttgcaaaattgtcatagtttccttcctatccatcaaatatagattggatggcctatatagcaggatggcaggcacaccatcatcaacaactccgtttcttataagagtagagatggttggttttgttgcatccaacaaattaataactatgaaatgcatttagattttcatttgaGTTGGATTATGCGAggttgagcatattgtgaagtactatagacccggtattcatcttggaattcaacaatgctTCTAAATATTGAAATTTataaaccattacattcgaagtcagtagcttaatatatttatttcacaattacaacaaataaTTAATGCCATGACAAACTAAGAAaacatatgtgtactccctccgtttttattaagtccgcgtattagcattggtcaaagtcaagttttataAACTCTGACAAAGTTTACAAAAATATAAACATATACAacaacaaatcaataccattagattcattattgaatgcactttcacatcatacagattttttatggtaaatgtttatatttttcctataaacttggtcaaactttaggaagtctgacttcagtcaaacctagtatgcagagtaaataaaaacggagggagtacaatactcCTAGCTGCTCAGCCCAATCACACAACACTCCACACGGGGAGTAGGGAGTAGTACAGTGTTACAAATTTTCAGGtcggcggcaaaatctcccgcttCCATCGAGATCTCCCATGACTCAGATTCGACCAATGCAAAGTTACCATCATACCCTTGGTCGAACAGGCCGACGTATGCTGGTTGGTCGGGGCTGTTTTGGTAACTTCATGTTCACCCCACCTATCCAACCCCACCTCGGCACCCAGAGTACTCATTACTCCCCATTTTCTAACCCCACCGCAAAATAGAATTCTCCACGGCACTTCAGCACCTTCGTGCCCCTCCCCTTCTTCATCGGTGCACGCGTCCACCGCAGTGCATTTGCCTCATCGACGATGTCGTATGCCGCACTTGGGCCGGTCCGCCTTCGCTATCGTACATGGAGCCGCTTCCCTGGtgccgtcttccacggtctcgaatctgcttcccggaagccaatGCCAAGCGCAGCAGGACCACTGTCGtcgacaatgaactgactcccgttgccgaccatgatgcacagacgCCGCTGCGACCTTCGTACTCCTCCTGGATTAGTAATGTGTATATTGATTCTCTTAGAAGTACATGTGCAGTTTCGGTTATGTTCAtgcctacccttcaaatttcctggctgCTATTGTTCCTGTAAAAGTATTTGGTTATAGCTTGCATTGTCCAACAAAATATCATCTTGTAATTATGTGTCGTTCCTGTATTACGTTGTGCTTGGGCAGGTTCTTCATCTGTAACCAGTAGTGTCACAAATGATGGAAGTTTTTTAGAATAGCAGGGAGGTGATCCCCCTGTTCTATTCACTCAAAATGAAACCACAACGTAGTTCAAGCAAAGTTGAAAAGCCACATAGCAGGATATTAAAAATCACACGTgctaacatggcagatgagtgctttaatgttgcccacaagatgcgtgactattactatatttttcttgccatgttgagattttaaaactacGAGTGCGAACAtacagaggagcaatgaagaccaaatacACGATGTTGGGGTCATCTTCAGGGAACGTcgcaagttaaagaggagttgcACCGAACTTAggaaacgagctttggtaagtagcAACCTTTCAATTACTTTGACATTGAGAACCTGACTAGCAGTGGTGGATGTTTTGTGTGTCCTTGATGGTTTCGTTAATGAAATCAGAGGGAGCCCCCTCTTTTGATCATTTTTTTACTTTGACATGGCGTGTGTCTGGCGGCAGTAGTGAACAGAGGACCAGGCTAGGCCCTGGGCAAGCCCCGAGCCCAAAACAGCGTCAACCCATGTTGTCTGCTTGGCTAGGGTTCTTGCCATGCAATCCAGCAGTGTGGCAGACTATTAAACTATAATAGGCGAGACAAACAATTTCCTGTACACTTGATTAGGCTCTCAATCATTTGTAGGATCTCAATTTACTCAGTGGACCCACCATACCATAGGATCAATCTTTTGTAATTTAGTGTTGAAGCTAGTCAGCCAAACGCGCCTATAGACGCCCTGAAGATCATCTGCTTGTCGGTTGTTTTGCTGCAGCAACCCTTGGCTTAGTGCACCCCTCTGCTGGTTTTTCTATTTCTCTTAGCCTTGTGTTCTTCGATGTATATGTCGTAGTTTCTATAAGTTGGCTCTGCTTGATATGTAATAAGCACAGTCTTAATTGTCCTAATGCTTtcctttttagcttgatgtaggaagtgggtgttctcaccttgtagtctgtttttatatttctgcttttgaattcacttctcctagtCCTGTTTATCGGGCTTCTACATAATAGATCTGGGGAGTTCTGACTAttaatctaaaaaagaagtaacttttTCATGTCAGGAAGCAGTTCctacgaggagggaagtatggtcaacctcgagaccatgtttccaaaatgaggctggattacacacaaggtgccattTCCCTAATGACGTCGGATTAGACACAAGGTCCAAATTCCTAGATGATGTTGGATTActcacaagccaggtggagtcgtcaactgtCCGCGTCCTCGTTGCTCTAGTAAAGACTGAAAGAAAACGTGCaacaacccttgagaatgtagctgagttcctaagAAGCGAAAaaagcaatcagatgctctcttcacccaagccaaagaagagatggaagaagcgaGAAAGAAGCTAGTAGAGGCAGAtgatgtctactagaactacgtcggtattttcccaaagagaaagggatgatgcagcacagtaacggtaggtatttccctcagtgatgagaccaaggttatcgaaccaataggagaaccacacaacactacgtgaacggcacctgcacacaaataacaaatactcacaacccgacgtattaaaggggttgtcaatcccattcgggtaacggcgccagaaattggcaaatggacgtgagagagttgtaataaattgatagatagaTCGCCAAATCTaagataaagtgcagcaaggtatttttgtatttttgatttaatagatctggaaataaaagcaaataaaaatagattgcaaaggaaaatatattaaagaagagacacgggggccgtagatttcactagtggcttctctcgagaaaaatagcaaatgctgggtaaatgaattacagttgggcaattgataaagattcaaataatcatgacaatatccaggcaatgatcattatataggcatcacgtccaagattagtagaccgactcctgcttgcatctactactattactccacacatcgactgctatccagcatgcatctagtgtattaagttcatggaaaaacagagtaatgcaataggaacgatgacatgatgtagacaagatctatttatgttaaaatagaccccatctttttatccttaatggcaacgatacctATGTGTTGGTTCGCCTTCTGTCACTGTGATCAAGCACTGTaatattgaacccatcacaaagcacctcttcccattgcaagataaatagatcaagttggccaaacaaaacccaaatatcggagaagaaatatgaggctataagcaatcatgcatataagagatcaaagatgactcaaataactttcatggataaaaagacagatctgatcataaactcaaagttcatcagatcctaacaaacacaccgcaaaaagagttacagcatatggatctccaagagaccattgtattgagaataaaaagagagagagaggaagccatctagtactaactacggacctgaaggtctacaaaagactactcacgcatcatcggagaggcaccaatggacatgatgaacccctccgtgatggtgtctagattggatctggtggttctggaacttgcggcggctggaattgattttcgtcgactcccctagggtttctggaatattggggtatttatagagcaaagaggcagttcgggaggccaccgaggtgggcacaacccaccagggcacgcctgggcctccaggcgcgccctggtgtcttgtgctcacctcgggctccctcttcagtacttctttggcccactggatgtcttctggtccaaaaaactccacaaaaagttttgctgcgtttggactccatttggtattgatttcctgcgatgtaaaaaacatgcagaaaacaacaactggcacttggcactatgtcaataggttagtaccaaaaaatgatataaaatgactataaaatgattataaaacatccaagaatgataatataacaacatggaacaatcaaaaattatagatacgttggagacatatcagcatccccaagcttcattcctgctcgtccttgagtaggtaaatggtaaaaacagaatttttgatatggaatgctgcctaacatgtcatcacatattcttttcattgtagcatggacatttggacttttatacggttcaaagcaatagtctagttttgacatgaggactttaatactcaagcatatcaacaagcaaccatgtctttcaaaatatcaacgctaacataagttatccctagcccattatgctcaaccactgatccattcatgaaacacg
Proteins encoded:
- the LOC123096884 gene encoding uncharacterized protein isoform X2, yielding MYYMDLDSEFSKTTLLSGAGSSMLRMASPTCASSELCFPFLGFNKIAFVIRQEEAHMQQGARCTEKNWNQDTHLEFSVLLHQHNNSLSYCRDTGYFPFLPLPSSQQPWFPYHCSLRGSHTLTGTLTGSTQAFPDSAMAPLCSDYCMIFEVSNPTFMEHQVAGLRREVICWTYKAQKSSWQQNYLYLRMQ
- the LOC123096884 gene encoding uncharacterized protein isoform X1 is translated as MILQFLKSKVAVFHLIVSFKANRVLHNLVWVWSLLVTMYSLRFFHFVETICASAFVRAMLGGAGSSMLRMASPTCASSELCFPFLGFNKIAFVIRQEEAHMQQGARCTEKNWNQDTHLEFSVLLHQHNNSLSYCRDTGYFPFLPLPSSQQPWFPYHCSLRGSHTLTGTLTGSTQAFPDSAMAPLCSDYCMIFEVSNPTFMEHQVAGLRREVICWTYKAQKSSWQQNYLYLRMQ
- the LOC123096884 gene encoding uncharacterized protein isoform X4; translation: MLRMASPTCASSELCFPFLGFNKIAFVIRQEEAHMQQGARCTEKNWNQDTHLEFSVLLHQHNNSLSYCRDTGYFPFLPLPSSQQPWFPYHCSLRGSHTLTGTLTGSTQAFPDSAMAPLCSDYCMIFEVSNPTFMEHQVAGLRREVICWTYKAQKSSWQQNYLYLRMQ
- the LOC123096884 gene encoding uncharacterized protein isoform X3; this encodes MILQFLKSKVAVFHLIVSFKANRVLHNLVWVWSLLVTMYSLRFFHFVETICASAFVRAMLGGAGSSMLRMASPTCASSELCFPFLGFNKIAFVIRQEEAHMQQGARCTEKNWNQDTHLEFSVLLHQHNNSLSYCRDTGYFPFLPLPSSQQPWFPYHCSLRGSHTLTGTLTGSTQAFPDSAMAPLCRLV
- the LOC123096884 gene encoding uncharacterized protein isoform X5, producing the protein MYYMDLDSEFSKTTLLRFNKIAFVIRQEEAHMQQGARCTEKNWNQDTHLEFSVLLHQHNNSLSYCRDTGYFPFLPLPSSQQPWFPYHCSLRGSHTLTGTLTGSTQAFPDSAMAPLCSDYCMIFEVSNPTFMEHQVAGLRREVICWTYKAQKSSWQQNYLYLRMQ
- the LOC123096884 gene encoding uncharacterized protein isoform X6, with translation MQQGARCTEKNWNQDTHLEFSVLLHQHNNSLSYCRDTGYFPFLPLPSSQQPWFPYHCSLRGSHTLTGTLTGSTQAFPDSAMAPLCSDYCMIFEVSNPTFMEHQVAGLRREVICWTYKAQKSSWQQNYLYLRMQ